Part of the Henckelia pumila isolate YLH828 chromosome 2, ASM3356847v2, whole genome shotgun sequence genome is shown below.
tgcggattcgaatttatggcttgaagctatgcagtcagaattggattcgatgcatacaaaccaagtttggtctttagtagatcctcccgatggaattgttccgatagggtgtaaatggatctacaaaagaaagcttgggcctgatggtaaggtattgacctacaaggcgcgattggtggctaaaggttatactcaaaggcaaggagttgactatgacgaaaccttttcaccagttgcaatgttcaagtccataagaatcctaattgccatagctgcatggtatgactatgagatatggcagatggatgtgaagactgcttttcttaatggagacattaaggaagaaatctatatgaggcagcctgagggttcacatccatgggaagcgagcataaggtatgcaagcttcagagatcaatttatggtctaaaacaagcatcaagaagttggaaccagaaatttgatgaaacaataaaagattttggtttcatcaagaacccggaggaaccttgcgtgtacaagaaagtagttaaggatgcggtgacattcttagtactttatgttgatgacatcctactcattgggaatgatgtagggatgttgcagtcaacaaagatatggttatcaggtagattttcgatgaaagatttgggagaggcatcctatattcttgggatacagatctatagagataggtctaagagaatgataggactcactcaatcaacctacatcgataccatattgaaacggttttcaatggatgggtccaaaagaggacatctacccatgtgtcatggagtttctctatccaagtctatgtgtcccaagactgatgaagagatagagaatatgacacatgtaccatatgcgtcagctataggtagtatcatgtatgggatgatatctaccagaccggatgtagcatttgctctgagtgtcacgagcagatatcagtctaatcctggtcaaatgcattggaaagccgtgaaggacattcttaagtacttgcgaaggactaagaatatgttcatggtttatggaggacgagaactcaaattggaaggctataccgactctagcttccaaagtgatgtggatgactcgaagtcaacctctggatttgtgttcatgctcaatggcggtgctgtctcttggaagagttccaagcaggacaccacagcggattccaccactgaggctgaatacattgcagcatcagctgctgctaaagaggccgtttggatgaggaatttcgtccaagagttgggcgtcattcctgaatttgttggtccagtcccggtgtactgcgacaacacgggtgccgttgctcaagcaaaggaaccaaggtctcatcaaagatccaaacacgtactgaggaaataccacataatccgggagattgtggaaagaggagacatcattgtcgaacgagtggcctctgcagacaatatcgctgatccgcttactaagcccttgccaggaccattgtttgacaaacatcgcgaagcaatgggtctacgtagtatgactagttggctatagggcaagtgggagattgtaagagtgggtgcccagtgagccaactgtgtggctatgggctttgatgactctttgtatgaacaatcttttgtttaatattatttacacttttatggcaatgactttatattacttcatattgttatattgtgatatactattgttgttttgataaagaccttgaatatactatagtgtatgtaagatgtggtagaacatggagatgtctatcatgaaatacatcttatagtcactgtatgttctaaaaccgttcctagtcgattgagccgtccgataataaggataaggatcgctcgagtttgagactagcatttgcgatgcggagtaccacgtttcattggtagggaacatggagatgttcgaagcatgcaaatggatattcataggatgaataatcgaactaccctatccggactttccaagtggttatcacttatcgagtggattaagtccgcggttttggttgtacaccattagtccttacgacttgaaacatcatggagactctatatgctagtgctgtgctttgactcgtttaccgactctatgggggtcatcaggtgtcgagattgggtacagttacgacacatataggagtcaatgcattgttgtcaaggattcaccacatacttgcgagtatggatatcctatgcgatctgaggagatattagtgtgacaaatctctggccagagtacttgatgtgatttaagaaatggtttcttagtagcacatgcgatgtcactaatttgatcttcaagatgtattgcatagttatcgaatcttgagcgactctcgatataccaatggttgttgattcgatcgggatatatggatgaagggaccgtactgtacgctaaccaaaatctactggttcttgtaggcactatcagtgatacctagggaatcatggggcgatgttgctaggcgctttaccatgattcgttgggcaagtcggaaagtgttgttccgagtcacaaggagttgtgagcccacggctagctgtatccctgaaccattgagggtcacacagtgtaatggagttttaatccccgttgagatagttaaatttaaagagttaaatttaatgaactaaggagttggacttcttaaataagagtaagggagtaggatttcctaaaatgacatagggatggacatttttggaaaccactgaattcggattcaggaaaatttattttgactttaaaatgtgcagaaatggtttctgtgcacattggtgaaatcagttcatcaatcggagtcacgatgaattttatattaatttctgaacgagcgggctttgcttgtcgggccccagcttatgactaatgggccctaaggtgttagtggcctgcattataaataagttatttcagtacagaaattacacacaacagctcattatttttgagaagcaaaaatcgaaaaccctagcctctcaaagtaataatcggccgacccctcccatactctgcccgagaaattccggtctgtgattttgaattgcagtcaggaataacgaatcagattcgtttaatctcttcgcagaaaaacttctgatagattttctagtgcaatctgtcagagggatttaaacctcattcgtggacctgattgaaggagttcatcagttcctgggagatacaagaagcgcagagaaatctgtgtggtgtccaataatctcgcttcgagattgaaggtaaaatttaataattgttatttgaattttacacacacaataatttaatcgttgaatggttgatacccacaccatggaattgttccatgataaaatttttaaacttccgctgcaccgggtatcaatcgtgattgatctgaccgccagcgttttccaacagtaatttaatcgtttgatctgagcaacctggctctgataccatatatGCATGAATAAAATACAGTAAGCACACTTCTAACTCGAGGTAAGAGATTATCCTCAGATCAAGCACCTAAGACAgtagaagaaaagaagaatatgGAGCAtattccatatgctagtggTGTGGGGAGCATAATGTATGCCATGGTATGTACTAGGCCAGATTTAGCCTATGCTATAAGTGTGATATCCAGGTTTATGTCCAATCAAGGAATTGAGCATTGGAAGGCTCTGAAATGGatactaaaatatataaaaagggTATCAGATCTTGGCCTAGTGTTTAAAGAAAAGAATGAATCAACAAATCCAATTGTGGGCTATGTTGATTCTGACTTTGCTGGAAACTTGGATACCAGAAAGTCATTAACAGGTTTTGTGTTCACAGCTTATGGCACAGCAGTGACATGGAAGTCTTCATTGCAATATGTGGTTGCATTTTCAACAACCGAAGTAAAATTTATAGCTGTGACAGAAGCGATGAAGGAAGCAATTTGGTTGAGAGGATTTGCTGCTCAACATGGAATCATACAAGGTCAGGTTGAGATTCATTGTGATAACCAAAGTGCCATTCATTTGGCTAAACATCAAGTGTTTCATGAACGTTCGAAACATATTGATGTGAATTTATACTTTGTGAGAGATGTTACAGCTCAAGGAACTATAGTGTTGAAAAAGATTGCAACTGAGGATAATCCAGCAGACTTGTTGACAAAGTCACTTCCACTGTCAAAGATTAAGCATTGTCTTAACTTGGTAAGTGTTTCTGAATGGAGTGGATGAACGGGGGAGGAATATGATGATCAACCAGTCAAGGCATTCTAAAgacaaggtggagattgttaTCGGGTTGTGTCTTTAAAGGCCTTGCTACCTGTCCACTTGAGTTTGGTCCATAAACCTCAGCTAAGTGGACTGACCACTCACTTATTAACTCAACAACACTTTCTTCATATATGCTGACTGGTTTAGAATGAGAACCCTGTCTTGCCTCTGCCTCAGAATATCCATTTCTAGAATCCTCTTTTCTGGACCCAaatctttcatttcaaattctgaaCTCAACTGACTCTTTAGTTTTGTATCTCAGTTCTGTCCTTGCTAGCTATTAGTATATCATCCATGTATAGGAGTAACAAGATTTTCACCTGTGTTGCATCCTTCATGATATACACACAACTGTCATAGCTGCTCCTTGTGAACTTTATCCTTGACATGAACTAATCGAATTTCTTATTCCAttgtcttgaaatttttttcaagCCATAAAGGGACTTTTGAAGTAGACACACTTGATCTTCATCTCCTGGTTTTACATAGCCTTCTAGTTGACTCATGTAAATAACCTCCTCAAGTTCTCCATGCAAGAAAGTTGTCTTCACATCAAGTAGTTCTAATTCCCAGTCTAGATGTGCTACCAAAGCAAGAACTATTTTGATGGAGCAGTGCTTTACTACTGGTGAGAAGATTTCATTGAAATCGATCCCTTCAAGTTGTGCATAACCTTCGGCAACTAATTTTGCCTTATATCTTACATTGTTGTCCAGTGGTAATGCATCTTTTACCTTGAATATCCACTTACATCCGAGAACCCTTGGACCTTCAGGTTTGTGCACTAGTTTCCATGTGTTGTTCTTGATAGGAGACTGTATCTCCTCATCCATAGCATCCCACCATTTATCCTTGAATTTTCCAGATATTGCTTGTTTGAAAGTGGATGGCTCCACCTGTTCTGCTATCAATAGAACATACCATGTTAAATTAGCATATCCAAGTCTATTTGGCGGTCTTATTTCTCTACTGGTTCGATCTCTGGCTAACTCATATGTACTGAGATCTTGCTCATCTGAAGAAAGTTCTTGTACTTTCTAATCCATATTTGGATGTTCTgacttttgtttttcttttgaatttgaatgaagcTCCACCTCACCCTGTGTTTTATCTGGATTTAGATTCAGAATTAGAACTTCCTTTCTTTACTGAGTACCCCATTCTTGATTCATCAAAGGTGATATCCCTAGTGTTAAAACACCTAGGGCCAATGGACTCAAGATTCCAAACTTTATATCCTTTAACTCCATCAGGATAACCCAAGAATATGCATCTTAACGCCCTTGGTTCCAGCTTGTCTTGCTTAATATGTGCATAGGCTAAACAACCAAATATTCTTAGTTTTGAGTAATCTGATGTATTACCATTCCAAAGTTCCATTGGAGTTTTAAAATCCTTTGCACTAGAGGGAGATCTGTTTATTAGATATCATG
Proteins encoded:
- the LOC140878903 gene encoding secreted RxLR effector protein 161-like, which gives rise to MEHIPYASGVGSIMYAMVCTRPDLAYAISVISRFMSNQGIEHWKALKWILKYIKRVSDLGLVFKEKNESTNPIVGYVDSDFAGNLDTRKSLTGFVFTAYGTAVTWKSSLQYVVAFSTTEVKFIAVTEAMKEAIWLRGFAAQHGIIQGQVEIHCDNQSAIHLAKHQVFHERSKHIDVNLYFVRDVTAQGTIVLKKIATEDNPADLLTKSLPLSKIKHCLNLVSVSEWSG